The genomic stretch TCCTGCTTGATAACATTCAGCGATCGCAGGGGCAACCGTAGGACGCACGGGATCGGTTAAGCCAACTAAACCAATAAATTCAAAATCAAAATCATGTTGGCGCAAAGGGAGAGAACCATCCGTAGGTGCTCGATGCCTTGGACTATCGGGAGAAAGGTAGCCCTTAGCAACACCAAGTACCCGTAACCCAGAAGCCGCCATGATATTTGCCTGTAGCTCCAAATCCGTGAGCATCTCAGGTCTAAAATGACAAAGATCGGCGATCGCTTCGGGCGCACCTTTCGCAGCGATTTCCTTCGCACCACCTGCGATGGGTTCCCAAACACAGGACATCGCGCGTAACTCTCCTGATAGTGGATACTCACGTAAAGTATTCCAATCATCATGGAGATGTTCTGTCCCTGCAAGTAGCTGGGAACCGACTAATTTCAAAGCCTTTTCCATCGGGTCAAAGGGATCTTTACGGCTGGCGAGAATGCCATATTCAATTAAGCGATGGAAATCCTCTGGTAGGGCTTCCCGCTCATGTAAAGTGAGATCATAAAAAGCAGGATTTTGCGAACCTTCTTGATAAACAAATAATTGCTGCACCGTCATTTGATTGAGAGTAAGCGTCCCTGTTTTGTCCACACAAAGCACCGTAGCCGAGCCAAGGGTTTCGACAACAGGAATCCGTCGCGTGAGGACATTTTGCAGGGAAAATCGCCATGCACCCAATGCTAAAAAGATGGCGAGAACTACAGGAATTTCATTGGGTAAAATCGCCATCCCCAACGCTAAACCAGCCAATACCCCATGTAACCAGTCGCCGCGAGTAATTCCATAAATCACTACGGCAATGATACAAATAGCGATCGCAATAATCGTCAGTTGTTTAACAATCCGCCGCGTTTCCTGTTGCAGCTTAGAATCTTCCTGTCCAATCGTTTGGAGAGCCTTACCGATTTTGCCCATTTCCGTTTTTGAGCCAGTGGCTTGGACTTCAACGATCGCCTGTCCCTGCACAGCCAAAGTTCCTGAATAGACATAGGGCAAATCGTCACCACCAGCCCGATTGACTGGTAGCGGCAAACTATCATCCATCGCAACTTTTCGCACAGGTAGAGATTCCCCTGTTAAGAGCGATTCATCGACGGTGAGGTGCGTTGACCATAGCAATACACCATCCGCAGGAATGCGATCGCCTTCCGCAATTACAATCAAATCACCACGCACCACTTCTCGACCTGCGATCCGCTTGCGCTCGCCATCGCGAATGACAAGGGCGCGAGGACTAGATAGATCTCGTAAAGCTTCGAGGGATTTCTCTGTTTTTTGTTCTTGATAGAGATTAATTCCCACAATAAAGAAGACAAAACCTAGTAATATCAATGCTTCTTGAGCATCACCGAGAAATAGATAAATCCCGCCACAACCAAGTAATAGTAAGAAAATGGGTTCGCTAGCAATTTCCCAAATAATCCCCCAAATATTGCGGCGATCGCTAGCTGGCAATTCGTTATATCCCTCAGCTTGAAGGCGTTGGCTAACTTCCTGTTCTGAGAGTCCTGTTAACTCTTGAGGATTAATTACAGTTCTCATAGTTCTATCACCAACATTTTGTAATTTTGAGAATAATCAAATACTTCGTGATCGCGAAGTATTTGATTATTCACTTGCGCCGATCTTATGCCAGTTTTATAACGATTGGATCTTGTCTAGGCAATCATCAGCCACTTAATGAGAAGTAGTTGCAATCCATGATGAGAAGTAATCGCAATCAATTTGATGGAACCTTGTTCAGTAGGGTATTAATTCGATAAATCGTATTAATTAAGTAGATGGTCATAATTAAAAAACAGCGCAAAAAACTATGGCACATGCGCCATAGTTTTTCTAATTATGCTCAGCTACTTCCAATCAGTAATGAGAAGTAATTGCAATCAATTTTTGGGAAGAATTATTAAGATTTGTGGAGACTAATATCATCGCGCTTGTATCATAGCCAAGTTGTTTGCATTGACTAGTAGCGGAGAGAAATGCAAAAAAGAATTCCCATCAAGCTCCCCATCCCTAATCTTCTCAATAGCGCAACAAGAAGCCTAGCTGTCACTGCTATTACTGGCTACCAAAGATTTATCTCACCCTATAAAGGCTTTTCCTGCGCCCATCGTGTTCTTTATGGTTGTGAGTCCTGTTCACAATATTTTAAGCGAGTCATCTTAGAAGAGGGAATTTTCACCGCGATCGCCAATGCTAAGGGTAGATTTCAGGAATGTCGAGAGGCTAATGAAATCTTAAAAGTACGAAAAGCGAAATGCCGAGCTAGTCGTAAGTATTACACTAGTCGATTAACCTCAAATTTTGTAGCGATTGAATCTGGAGAGTCTGACGATTCTGAACAGGAACCTGAAAATACTGATGGCACTCAAGACGGGCAAAATCCTGAAAATACTAACGCGAAAAAACTAGGTGGCTCAAGATGGGAGAGGAAAGCGCGATCGCAAGTTAATAGTAATGGCAACAATAATAGTTGTGACTATGGTGGGCTTGATAATTGCTCTGATTGCGCTAACTGTACAGATGTGATTACGGACATTCCTAGTGACTGCATCAACAATCTCAATTGCGATAATGCCAACTGTCTATCAGGAATGGATTGCAGTGGACTAGATTGCGGTGCTTTAGATTGTAGTGGCTTAGACTGTGGTGCTTTAGATTGCGGTAGTTGTAGCTAAGACAGCACAGGAATGCAAAATATTACACGATATCACTAGTTTTTTACTAAGTTAACGTCATCTCGACGAAGGCGGAGAATGGTAAAAATCGCTAAGCGATTTTTACCATTCTCCGCCATTTGCGCGGCGCTTCGCGCCGCGCAAATGGCGTTATCGAACTCACGTTAAGTTAATGATAGTAACAATTCAATGATTTGCATCACTTGGATGACAATTTATAGATAAATCTTTATTCAAATCCTAAGAAATAAGTCTGGGTATAGCTTTGAGTCTATTTTAATGATTTGAGAATTTGTTAACTTTTATATCAAAAGACTTAACACAAGTTTACAAAACCTTCATACAATAGATTATGAAGAGTAAGTATTTATCCTCATCATGTCTGTTGCAGAATTTCCTTGGCTTACAACAATTCTTTTGTTTCCTCTAGTCGCTGCCTTTGCGATTCCTTTCATTCCAGACAAATACGGCAAGACCGTGCGATCGTA from Pseudanabaena sp. Chao 1811 encodes the following:
- a CDS encoding cation-translocating P-type ATPase; this translates as MRTVINPQELTGLSEQEVSQRLQAEGYNELPASDRRNIWGIIWEIASEPIFLLLLGCGGIYLFLGDAQEALILLGFVFFIVGINLYQEQKTEKSLEALRDLSSPRALVIRDGERKRIAGREVVRGDLIVIAEGDRIPADGVLLWSTHLTVDESLLTGESLPVRKVAMDDSLPLPVNRAGGDDLPYVYSGTLAVQGQAIVEVQATGSKTEMGKIGKALQTIGQEDSKLQQETRRIVKQLTIIAIAICIIAVVIYGITRGDWLHGVLAGLALGMAILPNEIPVVLAIFLALGAWRFSLQNVLTRRIPVVETLGSATVLCVDKTGTLTLNQMTVQQLFVYQEGSQNPAFYDLTLHEREALPEDFHRLIEYGILASRKDPFDPMEKALKLVGSQLLAGTEHLHDDWNTLREYPLSGELRAMSCVWEPIAGGAKEIAAKGAPEAIADLCHFRPEMLTDLELQANIMAASGLRVLGVAKGYLSPDSPRHRAPTDGSLPLRQHDFDFEFIGLVGLTDPVRPTVAPAIAECYQAGIRVVMITGDYPSTAQNIAKQIGLASGEVITGAELEQMTAEQLRSRIRSTNIFARVVPEQKLLIVKALKQSGEIVAMTGDGVNDAPALKAAHIGIAMGGRGTDVARESADLVLLNDDFTSIVESVKLGRRIFDNLKKGMAYTLAVHVPIAGISLVPIFMQWSLVLLPIHIAFLHLIIDPACTIAFEAEAAEANVMQRPPRNPKEPLFDRRTLWLSLFQGLSVLVVLVIVYAIANYHGKFAPDMVLCSAGACGARGLVFTTLIVSNLAMILTNRSWTRTILSTMKVPNASIWWIISGAIVFLGLILYVPFLRQLFQFSYLQFEDLAIALLSGIASVIWFEFLKWKNS
- the yidD gene encoding membrane protein insertion efficiency factor YidD — encoded protein: MQKRIPIKLPIPNLLNSATRSLAVTAITGYQRFISPYKGFSCAHRVLYGCESCSQYFKRVILEEGIFTAIANAKGRFQECREANEILKVRKAKCRASRKYYTSRLTSNFVAIESGESDDSEQEPENTDGTQDGQNPENTNAKKLGGSRWERKARSQVNSNGNNNSCDYGGLDNCSDCANCTDVITDIPSDCINNLNCDNANCLSGMDCSGLDCGALDCSGLDCGALDCGSCS